The nucleotide window GAGGACGGGGACGCAAACGGGAATGATGGGATGGGTGATGATTGATTGATGGATTGATGGCGGGGCTCAGCGGGGTAGTTGTGCACTTTTAATTGGGAATGTGCAAGGTGCGCGCGCGGTGCAGCAAGCAGCGTGAACGGGTGTGTCGGCGGAGTCTCGGAGAGGCGGGAATGGAATCTTCCAACGCCTCCCATTCGCAGTGCAGACGTACCTTGGTCTCGACCCTCGCGGACGGAATGAGCGAGAGcaccttggccttggcttTCTCGAGCGCCGGACCAGAGATATCGGCCATGACAACGCTGGCACCCTCCTTGGCAAAAAGAATGCTGGTCTCCAGGCCAATGCCACTGTCAGAAGGGGAAGGCTCGGGTCAGCTTATCGCATCCTGATGAGTTTTTGTCTTGTTTCTTGCGGTGAGCGCCCAGCCCTTGGGGGCGCATCCTGATTTGCCGTCAAGATAAGGCGGTTTGGTGGCCGCGATACGAGATGTGTTGCTTACCCAGCTGCGCCCGTGACAACGGCGTTCTTGCCAGCCAGTCTACCACTGATCTCGGTAGGAACAGAACCCATTTTGATTGTTGTTTTGTTGAGGGGTGTATGAAATTGTGGTGATGTTGAATCGAAAGCCGCTGGCTGTGGGGAGTGCGTGATGTGGCGGAAAGGGTCGAATTTGGGGTCGCGAGGCGGTTGGGTAGGCGGCAGAAGTTGCTTGGTTGGGTTGttggtgggaggagggaagaggaagaaggtcTGAACACGAcaagacgacggagacgatgTGTTTAAAGAatctggacgacgacgggtcAAGACGGGGCTGGCTGAGGAGAATGGAGCCGAAGAAGGAGACAAGGCCGTCGTCAGGAGGTAGGAGATGAGTCAAGGAAATCCGGGGGCCATGCCTCGTTTTGCCGCCCTGGCCACATTGTCAAGGACTAATACCAATTTGATGGGATGCTGCTcaagggagaaggaggcggtCGTCGCATACACGGAGTAGGCACTGGATACAAAGCGCGCAAGCGCGGTTCGGATACATATCAGGGTCGGTCGGTCGGGATGGCTATCAGCCCCCTTCCTAGCTCACGATTAGCCGGCTTGCCAGCTGCTCGAGCCTCTCGCTGGGAAGGTAGATCCGACAACGGCGCATGGGGAACACCATCTCATACGGAGATGTGACACAGGGCGATGGGGGTGCAGACAGAAAGACCCGTCTGTTAtgggggtgggtggtgggcgccggcgggcaCTCTCTGTCTGCTCAGCTCAAGCTGTTGCTGCCTCGGGCTGACAGTTGTCGCTGCCCTACTAGGCATCGGAAGGAAACAACACATCCATCACCCGCTTGGATCGAGATCGGTGGAGGATCATCACGGATATCTTTATGGTGGCAGAACCATATTCCTTGGTCCACGACATCGGCTGCAGAAGGCGCGCCTCGGTCGTGTGTATCGTTCCCCAAGACGGCGCATCAACGTGTTAACGGGCGCAACACCGATATCGCGTTATCTCTTATCAGTGGGTCTGATTGCGACACGACGGAGGTCCTAGATCAGGTACCAACCCCTCCGTAACACACCtgcgagagggggggaggggagggggaacgCCAGTCGTGGAGGGGGCGACGGAGTACacgtcgagtcgagtcgggCACGCATGGGCGTCTAGAAGATACAATCGCATCGCGAAAATTGCCTGTCAACAAGACGGAAAACACCCTATTGTTGCCAAATGTCCGCATGAAAAGAGCCATTAATGATGGATGTTGACGTTGGCCAGTTGGAGAAGAAAGGATCAAGACCCTATGTGCATGGTTTCCGGAGAAGCTGCCGGGATGATGGGCTAAGCAGCCAACCAGGCCAATGGCGAACCGCAAAGACTCGGGCTAAAAGTGCAGAGCCGGCCTCAGCGGCAGAAGGGCATGGATCTGCTCGATAGATCAGACAAGTCGCCACTCAAGTCCTGCCAGGTACCTGAACTGTATGGTATGTGTGTCGGTCATCCTTGTGGACAGAGGAGAGCGGCACGGCAAAGCCAAGACTGTGTGTCTTGTGTGCAACCGCTGCCATGACCTTTTGGCATCGGAGGCGGTCTGGCCGAGCCCCTCCACCCCTCTCGGCTTTCATCGTCATGTGGGCAGGCGACGGTGAATGACAAACGACCATGTGGTGTTAGGCTCCGGACGGGCCGGACAATCTATTACGATTCGTAAACTCGTCATTCGTGGATTGCAGAATATGGAAGCGCAGCGCGGTCCGAGACCGCGCCGAAGGGGGGATCCCCGAGCTGAGGGCTGGCCGGGAGCTGCTCGGGCAACGCCAGCTTAAAAAATGCTCGATGATTGATTGATGTGCCTATCTGAGTAGTGGAGGTgacagcagcggcagcaaaGCGCAGACGGAGATAGAGATGAATATGCTTTCGTGCAATGCCGTCGCGGTCGCCTTGATACCGCTACGCAGGACAATTGCCGCGCTTGTAGCTGGCATGTAGCATAATCAGCAATCGGCAAACAACGCACTGCACGTAGCGAGGGGTATGAGGGGACAATCTCCATTATGAACCAGATGGAGTTCACGATGCGTTGCATCCCCGTTGGCGGTAAACTGAGGTGGAGGGTTCGGGCTTCGCGCGGCAGCAGGACCCAAGCCCATAGAAAGTATGACATGTTCTTTGGTATTTGATTCAAGCGCGTCCGTCTCCCGCTTTTTCCCCTTGTCTTAGTTTCGGATTGATGCCAGGACCAGTCGGCAGCGCAACAATGGCGGAGAGTCGATGGCGGTTGTTGATGACTCGGGGCGGGATAATGAGAGGGGACAAAGAGAAATCGGAAAATGGAGACGAAGAGAAAACATGGACAAGATATGCCAACGGCGGTTCATCGCCGGACACTTCGCACGGTGACGGCGGGCGGCCTCCGGTAAAAATCCATCATTTGTTTTTATCTGCCTCAGTCCGTCCAGCAATTCAGGGAGCATCAGCATTCAGCTCTAGCTGACaggaggagggaggtgagACAACTCAGCGAAGGGGagctgagagagagggggtgGGTACGTCCCTCATTGCATGACTACTGCGATCATTAATGATGACGCAGGCGCAGCCAACACGTTCCTCGGTTCCTTCCTCAATTGTCCCTTTGACCTGTGCCGTTCTGTGCCGTTCTGTGCCGTTCTGTGCCGTCCTGTGCAGTACTGTATTGCCGAAGGTTGAACAGAGAGAAGCAGCCAGTTCCAGATGACCAGTGCCTACCTACATACCATACACACTGACCCCATACGAGCCATCGCAGAAGAAAAGCGAGATCGTTTTCTAATGAGGTGACACTGTAGcttgattgattgattgatcATAGACTTTCACTTTGGCAGATGGAGCTGCCCTGCCCCGCCCGATGTCATGGTCGCTCCGGCCGGTTCCCCAAATCTCAATCCGCAACATTCCATTGGCCGCGCGCTCCCTTATCGGCGCTCCCGCATCCAGTTTGCTGCATGCACGGGGGTTCCTTGGAATCAAGCTTGAATGAAGCAACCACTCACTCCGAGTCACTCACCTTAGGAGGGATGCATACGTCGCATGATGTAGGTACATACGCAGGTATTCATGAAGAACTGGACTTGGACTGTAAACATCCCGGGTGGGGGAGGGACTCTTCCTATTCACTGTACGATACCGGTCCCGGTCCCGGTCCCcatcccccttcccccttccccacGTCCCTTTCCGCGTTCCCTCAGAGCTTATCCCATCGTTTGCTGCGCATCGTCTCAGGCCCCACGATCTGTACTTGTGTCACGTTGCTCTACGCGCGCGCGCTCCCTCACTCGCCGATTTcttccttgccctcctgACCAACTCATAACTTTTGCCATCGCTCATCGCTTCTTCTTTGCCCCGTCCAAGCTGCAAGTTTCGTGTGCAAATAGAAAGACCCTCTCAGACAACGGCTTCCTGCTTGTCTGTCCCAGCAATACCACACTTCGCAGTCACGCCTCCAAATCAACCAACGTTCGTCCAAACCAACGTCATCCAAAGTCAATTGACAGCTCGCTCTTGCTGCCGACATCCCATCATGGCGCCGTCCAACGACACCATCACTGTCGAGTCGCTCCCGGAGCTTCTCCGGGACGATAATAAGGTGAAGCTGGCTGGtatcgacgtcgacggcatgCTGCGCGGCAAACTCGTCTCCAAGAGCAAGTTCCTGTCCGTCGCCAAGTCGGGCTTTGGCTTCTGCTCCGTCATCTTTGGTTGGGACATGCACGACATGACGTACatcaaggagctcaagattaGCAACGCCGACAACGGCTACCACGATCTAATCGCCGTTCCCGATCTCTCCAGTTTCCGTCGCATCCCGTGGGAGAACAATGTGCCCTTCTTTCTCGTCAGCTTCCACGACCCGGATACTCAGGAGCCCATCTGCGCGTGCCCCCGTGGCCTGTTGAAGACCGCCCTGGAGAAGTTGCAGGCCAAGGGCTACGGCGCCATGGCTGGTGGTGAGACTGCCGAGATTTCCCGTGAATGCCCTTTCCCGCAACGCATGGAGCTAACAGCACGCTTTTCCCTTCCAGCCGAGTACGAGTTCTACCAGTTCAAGGCGCCTGCCCGCTCCGCCGAATCCACGAGCTCCACGGCCGGATACCTGCAAGAGAACCCTCCTCAAGCGCTGCCGTCTCTCACCGAGGGCATGTTTGGTTACAGCTTAACGCGGACCGTCCACAACAACGACTATTTTTACGACATCTTTGAGACGTGCTCCAAATTCAAATGTGACATCGAGGGCTGGCATACCGAGAGTGGCCCAGGCGTCTtcgaggcggcgctcgagTTTGGGGAGATCCAGCAGATGGCTGATAGGGCCAGTCTGTTCAAGTAAGCCGGCGCAATTACTACTGTCTCTGCTAGGCTGACCGAGTGCGCTCGCAGGTATGTCGTCAAGTCGGTCGCGACAAAATACGGAATCACCCCGTGCTTCATGGCCAAGCCAAAGCAGGGCTTGCCCGGGAACAGCGGACACATGCACGTCTCcatcgtcgacaaggagggTAAGAACCTCTTTGCTCGCGAGACCAAGGATGAGAACCCCCCATACCCGGACGTTGCTGGACTATCGGACCTGGGCCGTCACTTCCTGGCTGGTCTGCTCGAGGGTCTCCCCGACGTCATGCCTCTGCTGGCGCCCACAGTCAACTCGTACAAGCGCCTGGTTGAGAACTTTTGGGCACCTGTCACTGTTTCGTGGGGTTTGGAGCATAGAGCCGCGTCGATACGCCTTATTGCGCCCCCCACGGCGAAGCCGGGCGCAACTCGCTTTGAGGTCCGTGTTCCCGGTGCGGACACGAACCCTTCTTTTGTGCTCGCAGCAATTCTTGCTCTGGGCTGGCGAGGTGTTGAGAAGAAATTGGAAATCCCTGTTCCGCCTCTGGGCAAGGGTCAAGAtgtgggcggcagcggcgacaAGGGTATCAGGCTTGCGAAGAGTCTGCGCGAAGCAAACGACCGATTTACGCGAAAGGAGAGCATTGCGAGAGAAGTGTTCGGGGACGACTTCGTCGACCACTTTGGTGGAACAAGAGATCATGAGATCCGCCTTTGGGACGAGGCTGTGACGGACTGGTGCGTATCAACCTCAGACCCCCTCTGTGTACATCAAAGAAAGACGGCTAACAGCTGCTGTGCACAGGGAAGTGAAGCGATATATCGAGACGGTGTAAGGCCAGCGGGGCTGTTCAACTTTGTTCTTCCATCATTTCTTGGAGTTCGGATGTTTTCAACCCTGACGTCAAGCCTCGCGAGCGCGAGTATGACGGCCCCTCCACGACACCATGGCAACACGCGTGCAAGTATCTTCTGGGCCCCGTCCCAAGTTACACCCTATTATCTAGATACCCTTTTGAAATACCAAAGTATCGATCCAGCACCGCCGGCTTCAAAAGGCTGGCTCTTGGTTCTACCTGATGAGACCAGCGCGAAGGAATGTTTGCGATATGTGGGATGCGATGACACGGAGTCGCGCTTGATTGGCTGTGCCAGATGCGCCTTTGTGATGGGCCAGCGCGGTCGCAGGTCCCATATGAGCAAAAAACGTCCCATCGATCCAATCCCGAAGTCGAGAGCCGGAAGCTTGTGATGAGGACccatcctctttttttttctccctcgCTGTAGCGGGCTCCCGTCTCCTCACACATGATGCATGATGCGATAGGCGCAGCAACATTGATGGCTTGTTCTCTGATTGATCACACTTGTTCAATTGGCCCACCCCTGGCCGAGCTGAGGACCTATGTCGGTGAAGACTGACTACTTGCGACCCATGACAAGACAGAGACGTGAGTCAGGAGAGGCTCAAGTAGGCTGTTTgttggccgacggcgccccTCCCCGAGGCACTGCAAATAAGAGGGGCAGCACTTGCATCGACAACGGAAGCTCCGATGCGGCATCAAACTCCGAGGTCCGTAGTCGTCTGCAAGGTCCTCTCTTATCTTGTGTTCGCCAATGGTAAGTGATGGTTTTCTTGAACAATGTGGGCGTTTTGGCCAAGGTCAAGTATGGAACATGAAAATATCAAGAACGAGAGAGATACGACAATGCCAGGTTCCGAGATCCGAGATCCGCCACGAGCGAGATTCCTCGGTAGaaagaggaaaaggaggggggggacggCATTGAATGTCGAACGTGCCTTTGGGGTTTCCAGGAATTCCCAACAAGCTCATTGTCGCCATCGACGTCAAAGCCACCTTCAAGGTGATTGATCATGGAAAGGCCAAAACCTGATGGTTTCCAAGCTATCGATTCCTCGACTCACCGCCCCCCCTGGAGGGTGATCCTAGCCCAGTCTAGTCTCTGAGCCCATATTTCATCTCGTTATGAGGCAGTTGCTATTCCCATGTGCCGGGGGCGGTTCTTCTGGAAGGAAAAAGGGCGGGCGTCAATCACCCTCGCCAAATTGCCGTGAGACCGggggggcgacggcggttTCCAGAGCACATGAATGCCACGCCGTTTAGCTCCATTTGACGCATACATAGCGTGGCACCCTGGGCGGTTGGGGCTCCCAAGGTAGGTAAGTCGCTCGCCCATGCCCGGCCCTGTCCCGTCACCTCTGGTGGCTTTTTAGCGGGCATGCCTCGTGTCATTCCTCGGGGAGCGTCCGCGTAGTAAGCTGTGGAGGCCGGGTGATGGTTGATGTTTGCCTGGTCATGTTTTAtaaaaaacaaaaaacaaaaacaaaaaaaaacaaaaaaagggaagaaaaaagggggaCGGGGGTCCCACACGGTCGCAATAACGGCCTTTTTAATTTTGCTTTATCGCTTCGGGCCGGGTTCCTTACAGAAGTTTGACAGGGTATCGGTGATCTATGCGGTGGAACTCGAGGAAGCGGCCAGCTCTACATTGGGAGAAAACATCACATGGAGTTGTTCCAGAAACGGGCTCCAATGGAATCGTGCCTCTCGAGCGATTCCTTCATCCCTATGAACTATGAACAAATCTCTTGTCTGCAAACAGTTAGGCGGGAACGCCTCCAAGAAAGGGCATGCTACTGACCAAGGTTGCATCCCGTCGATGGGGGGGGATTCTAGACCTCATCTTGGGGGTGGTATTCCGGCCGTTGAGACATGCGTTGAGGGATGAGGCGACTAATTGGTGTAGTGGCACCGAGAACGGGACAGCAAAAGCAGGACCAACGGGGATCAAGTGAATGCCTCGTTGAGGCTTGGCTCCGAATACGGCTGTGGAAGTGATCCAAGGCcaacgatgacgatgacggaggcaTCGGAAATGGAATCACGATCTAAACCAAGAGGAAATACGGCTCTAGGTGCCAAGTGGGGATAGATGATGCCCTttcagcagcagcttgtATCTGTGAAGAAGCAAGCAAGGTACGGTAGTTGGAAGAGACACTTGAAGCATATGGTTCGAAACAAGTCTGTTGTATCAATGCCGGCCGGCCGTGCGGGCCTGGTTCGAGACTTGATTTCACTTGCACTGCTTCCTTTCCTCGCCATTTCCCTCGCCCTCTCAGACGTTTGATGAGCTTCCTCACCCCGAAAATCATCACCTCACTCTGCGCTCAAGTGCCATGCCAGCATGGTCAATCCTGCCTATATTCAACCCATCCCCTTCCCAACCTGCCTTGCGGCAAGCTCCAAGTCCTTGCCGTGGAGCCAGGGTATGGGTGCGGGTATGGGTGCGGGTAGTAGTCGACATGCTACGCTGTAACTTGGCAGCCATAGCCCAGCCGCCCCGGTGTTTTTTTCCTCTACTTGTTctgcatgcatgcatgcatgcacaTCTTgggtggaggggagggggaggggttcaACACGCTCGATTTTTTTATTTAATTTTCGAGAGGGGTTTGGTTTGATTTTCTTTTTGTTCCCAGCCTGGATACTGCGTATTTTCCCTCGACTTCTTCCATGGATTTCAATGTCGTCCTGGCCGGCATGTACACGGACCCATGGCcggcgcgccgtcgaccgcctccCGCGCCCCCCctgcttttctttctttcccttgCCAGTGACTCCGTGCGGACAGGTGCTCCGATCAGGAGCCAGGCGTGATTTGATGGCGTCAGATCCTCCCGGTAGAGGAGCAGGAAGGGTGGAAGACGTGGAGGTTCTCCATCCTCGTCCAAGTCCGAATTCCTAGGTAGTCTCCGCGATAAAATAAAAACAACATACAAAATAAAGCTAGAATCCCCCTACCCCCGTTTCCCTCATCAGATCCTACCTCCCCCCGGTTCAAGTCAAAATAGCCTTTCCCCTCCGGTCTTGTGCATTGCGTATGCCTGGCCCCCTTTGTGCTGCCGTCATCCTTTGTCGACGCCCAAGAAGCCAACGGGCCCTTCTTGTCATCGGATTCCGGTtgctctttctctttttttttttttccctctcggCCCCGAATCGGTTTCTTAAAGGGGGATGAATACGAAGGGGGTTCCATCCAATCCCTCGATCAAAGGCCACTGTTGTCGTTCTCCGTACGCAAAACATCTTCCCCGCGCTCATATTAGCTGGGGCACCCTAATTGTCATATTTTGTTATTTTAAGTCATCGCGAGGAATTTCCTACGAGAACCGCCACGTGTGGCCGTACCTCACCGAGTTCCAACACTCCTCCATCTTGGTGCCGCACACAGCTCCATATTGAGGTGGTATTTTGAAGAGGAAGTCCAGAAATCAAGACAGCAGGAATTCGTCGAATTGTCGCCAAAGCACAGCTGTGACGAACCCGTCAACGGCTTCATCATCGACTCGTACTGAAAGTAACACCGCGCGTGCCAGTTTTATCACGTAATACCGGTGGCTGTCACCCCTTCCTTCATGGGCGAAGACGTTGGAGCCGCGACCGGAGATCctggcgtcggcgacagcggcggaCTCGGGGCGGATGATGCCAGTGTGACGAGGGACTGTGGGGACTACAAGGAACGGAGGCGACATTCccgtgcagcagcagccgagGCCAAAGTCATGAACGACGACAATTATGACGACCATTACGACGGCTCAGATGCCTGCTCGGATTTCagctccgtctccgtcgacgagctgccGCCTATCCGCGCCTACGGTCACACCTATCACGGCTCAGGTCTCCTGCTTATGCCCAACGACGAATCGGAGCGTGCCCGCCTAGAGATCCAGCACCAGCTGTTCAAGCTATGCCTCGAGGGCGCTTTGACTGCGACGAAGCTGCCGACGGACAGAGCCCTCAAcgtcctcgacatcggcTCCGGCACCGGTAACTGGGCCGTGGAAATGGGCGAGCAGTACCCCCTGGCCAACATCATGGGTGTCGACATCTCCGCCGCGCTGCTGCCCACGACGGTCCCGCCCAATGTCGTCTTCGAGGTTGAAGACGCCAACGAGGACTGGGCGCGCGAGAAGAACAGCCTCGATTTCGTCCACATGCGgaacctcgtcggcggcggcataCCGGACTGGCGGGCGCTCTTCCAGCAAGCGTACGAGCACCTCAAGCCCGGCGGTCAGATCGAGTTCTCCGAGGTGCGGACGAGGTACTTTGACCTCGTCGATagcagcggcgacgagccCACCGCGCCGAccgaggaagaaaaagatcACGGCTCCATGACGGCATGTCGCGAGTTCGAGATCGGGTTTGCACAAATGGCGGCCATCGCGGGTGTCGACTTTGATCCCATACCCAAAATCCCCGCCATTCTGTCCAGTGTTGGGTTCGAGAGGGTGGGACGCTGGTCGGATCTGGTGCCTATACAGGCCGTGGGCCACGACGAGAAGATGGTCAGGAAGGGGGCCCAGTTTGCCCAGATGCTTGAATATGGTGGGTTTTTCG belongs to Colletotrichum higginsianum IMI 349063 chromosome 5, whole genome shotgun sequence and includes:
- a CDS encoding Methyltransferase, which encodes MGEDVGAATGDPGVGDSGGLGADDASVTRDCGDYKERRRHSRAAAAEAKVMNDDNYDDHYDGSDACSDFSSVSVDELPPIRAYGHTYHGSGLLLMPNDESERARLEIQHQLFKLCLEGALTATKLPTDRALNVLDIGSGTGNWAVEMGEQYPLANIMGVDISAALLPTTVPPNVVFEVEDANEDWAREKNSLDFVHMRNLVGGGIPDWRALFQQAYEHLKPGGQIEFSEVRTRYFDLVDSSGDEPTAPTEEEKDHGSMTACREFEIGFAQMAAIAGVDFDPIPKIPAILSSVGFERVGRWSDLVPIQAVGHDEKMVRKGAQFAQMLEYGLENYSLAVFVKGGWDEKETRNLLQRVHKESRDTANEAYGKVSFVTARKPMQ
- a CDS encoding Glutamine synthetase; the protein is MAPSNDTITVESLPELLRDDNKVKLAGIDVDGMLRGKLVSKSKFLSVAKSGFGFCSVIFGWDMHDMTYIKELKISNADNGYHDLIAVPDLSSFRRIPWENNVPFFLVSFHDPDTQEPICACPRGLLKTALEKLQAKGYGAMAGAEYEFYQFKAPARSAESTSSTAGYLQENPPQALPSLTEGMFGYSLTRTVHNNDYFYDIFETCSKFKCDIEGWHTESGPGVFEAALEFGEIQQMADRASLFKYVVKSVATKYGITPCFMAKPKQGLPGNSGHMHVSIVDKEGKNLFARETKDENPPYPDVAGLSDLGRHFLAGLLEGLPDVMPLLAPTVNSYKRLVENFWAPVTVSWGLEHRAASIRLIAPPTAKPGATRFEVRVPGADTNPSFVLAAILALGWRGVEKKLEIPVPPLGKGQDVGGSGDKGIRLAKSLREANDRFTRKESIAREVFGDDFVDHFGGTRDHEIRLWDEAVTDWEVKRYIETV